In Pseudofrankia saprophytica, one genomic interval encodes:
- a CDS encoding NAD-dependent epimerase/dehydratase family protein, with protein MRVLITGATGKVGGAVARAALAAGHEVRALVRDVIRAGGALPPEVELAPGDVSNPPSLTDACAGREIVYNAMGVPEQWLADPSLFERVNVQGSVNVARAAAAAGVSRLVHTSTINVFDAPRGGLFDETNLAVTDKGTPYQVSKQRAEQAVLAASGAVEVVFANSATVYGLGPTGYASMETQMFRPVLRGLLPAIPPGGFGVVFTEGLAQGHLLAAEHGRPGERYIFCDEHATVARLTRTVAEVSGRGRAPKVTIPAPVMTVMAAAGEAAARITRRPPPIARCQLQYLLWNATPDSSKAQKELGWLPTPLAEGIRRTIVETGL; from the coding sequence GTGCGAGTATTGATAACCGGAGCCACGGGCAAGGTCGGCGGCGCCGTGGCCAGGGCGGCACTTGCGGCTGGTCACGAGGTGCGCGCACTCGTCCGGGATGTCATCCGGGCAGGCGGGGCTCTTCCCCCCGAAGTGGAGCTGGCTCCCGGGGACGTTTCGAACCCGCCCTCGCTGACGGACGCCTGCGCCGGCCGTGAGATCGTGTACAACGCCATGGGCGTACCTGAACAATGGCTGGCCGACCCGTCGCTGTTCGAACGGGTCAATGTCCAGGGATCGGTGAATGTCGCCCGAGCCGCCGCGGCGGCCGGGGTGTCCCGCCTGGTGCACACCAGCACGATCAACGTGTTCGACGCGCCACGGGGTGGCCTCTTCGACGAGACGAACCTCGCCGTCACGGACAAGGGCACGCCCTACCAGGTGTCGAAGCAGCGGGCGGAGCAGGCCGTGCTCGCGGCGTCCGGCGCCGTGGAGGTCGTCTTCGCCAACTCGGCGACGGTGTACGGCCTCGGCCCGACCGGATACGCGTCGATGGAAACCCAGATGTTCCGACCGGTGCTCCGAGGGCTGCTCCCGGCCATCCCACCCGGCGGGTTTGGCGTCGTCTTCACCGAGGGCCTGGCGCAGGGCCACCTGCTCGCCGCCGAACACGGCAGGCCGGGCGAGCGGTACATCTTCTGCGATGAACACGCGACCGTGGCGCGCCTCACCCGGACCGTCGCCGAGGTCAGCGGCCGGGGCCGGGCGCCAAAGGTCACCATCCCGGCGCCGGTGATGACCGTGATGGCCGCGGCGGGTGAGGCGGCCGCACGGATCACCCGCAGGCCGCCGCCGATCGCCCGCTGCCAGCTTCAGTATCTGCTGTGGAATGCCACGCCCGACTCGTCCAAGGCGCAGAAGGAGCTCGGCTGGCTTCCCACCCCGCTGGCGGAGGGAATCCGCCGGACGATCGTCGAGACAGGCCTCTAG
- a CDS encoding nuclear transport factor 2 family protein has product MDISILGEIEEIKQLKARYLRLVDEKKWEEWADVFTDDFCGWLGDVPEEEFNGRDEFIAFIRRAIGAAVTVHHGHMPEIEVVGPGKARGIWAMYDYVKFAGPEGDLELDGYGHYHEEYRKCDDGQWRICSLRLTRILGMVEQLEWKLPKPSIPATRAGSGKAGFVRS; this is encoded by the coding sequence GTGGATATTTCTATTCTCGGCGAGATCGAGGAGATCAAGCAGCTCAAGGCTCGTTACCTGAGGCTGGTGGACGAGAAGAAGTGGGAGGAGTGGGCCGACGTCTTCACCGATGACTTCTGTGGATGGCTCGGTGACGTCCCCGAGGAGGAGTTCAACGGCCGCGACGAGTTCATCGCGTTCATCCGGCGGGCGATCGGGGCCGCGGTCACCGTTCACCACGGCCATATGCCGGAGATCGAGGTCGTAGGTCCCGGGAAGGCGCGTGGGATCTGGGCGATGTACGACTACGTGAAGTTCGCCGGCCCGGAGGGGGATCTGGAGCTGGACGGCTACGGGCATTACCACGAGGAGTACCGGAAATGCGATGACGGCCAGTGGCGGATCTGCTCGCTGCGCCTCACCCGCATCCTGGGGATGGTCGAGCAGCTGGAGTGGAAGCTGCCCAAGCCGTCCATCCCGGCCACTCGGGCGGGCTCCGGCAAAGCGGGGTTCGTGCGCTCCTGA